From Mustela erminea isolate mMusErm1 chromosome 1, mMusErm1.Pri, whole genome shotgun sequence, a single genomic window includes:
- the LOC116568764 gene encoding neutrophil elastase-like, translating into MRQSPGPAMTPSHSSSSPTLVPLLLAALLGGPALASEIVGGRAARPHAWPFMVSLQRRGGHFCGATLIAPNFVMSAAHCVDGLDFRSVVVVLGAHDLGQREPTRQSFAIRRVFESGFDPQRLLNDIVILQLNGSATINRNVRLARLPAQNQGVGSGVPCLAMGWGQLGTARPLARVLQELNVTVVTTLCRRTNVCTLVPRRQAGICFGDSGGPLVCNGLVQGIDSFIRGGCGSGIYPDAFAPVAQFADWINSIIRRRDDLPPVHPRDPAGRTI; encoded by the exons ATGCGCCAGAGCCCCGGCCCCGCCATGACCCCAAGCCACAGCTCCTCCAGCCCTACCCTTGTCCCCCTGCTGCTGGCCGCGCTGCTGGGCG gcccagccctggcctcGGAGATTGTGGGGGGCCGCGCGGCCCGGCCCCACGCATGGCCCTTCATGGTGTCCCTACAGCGGCGTGGAGGCCACTTCTGCGGGGCTACCCTCATCGCTCCCAACTTCGTCATGTCGGCTGCCCACTGCGTGGACGGTCT GGACTTCCGGTCGGTGGTGGTGGTTCTGGGGGCTCATGACCTGGGGCAGCGAGAGCCCACGAGGCAATCCTTCGCCATCCGGCGGGTCTTCGAAAGCGGCTTCGACCCGCAGAGGCTGCTGAATGACATCGTGATCCTCCAG CTCAACGGGTCGGCCACCATCAACAGGAACGTGCGGTTGGCCAGGCTGCCTGCCCAGAATCAAGGCGTGGGCAGTGGGGTCCCGTGCCTGGCCATGGGCTGGGGCCAGCTGGGCACGGCCCGGCCACTGGCCAGGGTCCTGCAGGAGCTCAATGTGACCGTGGTGACCACACTCTGTCGCCGTACCAACGTGTGCACGCTGGTGCCCCGCCGGCAGGCTGGCATCTGCTTT GGGGACTCCGGCGGGCCCCTGGTTTGCAACGGGCTCGTCCAGGGCATCGACTCCTTCATCCGCGGGGGCTGTGGCTCCGGGATCTACCCAGACGCCTTTGCTCCCGTCGCCCAATTTGCAGACTGGATAAACTCCATCATCCGCCGCCGGGACGACCTGCCGCCCGTCCACCCACGGGACCCGGCTGGCAGGACCATCTAG